A portion of the Bulleidia sp. zg-1006 genome contains these proteins:
- a CDS encoding ABC transporter ATP-binding protein, which yields MRLLKTLLEYGRDKKGYYIAAMVLSGISTILTFVPFYYFWSLLKEITSNANLDVIQSLAIKIFVTTLLFVFTYFSSLICSHVFAFRLESNLKKEGLNQLLKASFSFFDVHSSGRTRKIIDDNTANTHTVVAHILPDLVNAILFPICVLILSFRANFQIGLLVVAAIVFALYCFKFMFTGDDAMKEYMQSLEAINSETVEYVRGIQVIKVFGLGIQSFTRLYKAILDYSEKINKQCENYKVPWVLYQSCMMSLGGFVILIVYPMIQANHSMSDVVSLVVFFMSFSGLLHTSFLKVMMFSKNFSMAKDTIDKMDNLFKEMKENSLSSGTIKEMKDVSIDFKQVSFGYTNDLPILNHFDLHLEGKKKYALVGPSGSGKSTIAKLMSGFYPIQKGRIEIGGVDLKEYDSTILEKNIAFVFQNAKLFKMSIYDNVKLGNPKASHEQVMDALEKAKCLPIIEKFSTKENTLIGAKGVHLSGGEKQRIAIARAILKDAPIVILDEASAASDPENEYEIQQAFSQLMKEKTVIMIAHRLSSIRNVDEIFFIEDGQVMERGSHVELMGKKGRYFYFQKLYQQANNWRISHVE from the coding sequence ATGCGACTATTAAAAACTTTATTAGAGTATGGTCGTGATAAAAAAGGCTATTACATTGCAGCCATGGTTCTTTCGGGTATTTCGACTATTTTAACTTTTGTGCCATTTTATTACTTCTGGTCTTTATTGAAAGAAATAACAAGTAATGCGAATTTAGATGTTATTCAATCCTTAGCAATTAAGATTTTTGTGACAACATTGTTGTTTGTGTTTACTTATTTTTCCTCTTTAATTTGCAGTCATGTGTTTGCATTCCGTTTAGAAAGCAATCTAAAAAAAGAAGGTTTAAATCAACTTTTAAAGGCCTCCTTTAGTTTCTTTGACGTGCATTCTTCAGGACGTACAAGAAAAATCATTGATGATAATACAGCGAACACCCATACCGTTGTGGCACATATTTTACCAGATTTAGTCAATGCAATTTTATTTCCAATTTGTGTCTTAATTTTATCTTTCCGGGCGAATTTCCAAATCGGCTTATTGGTTGTGGCAGCCATTGTTTTTGCTTTGTATTGCTTCAAGTTTATGTTTACAGGTGATGATGCAATGAAAGAATATATGCAATCATTGGAAGCAATCAACTCAGAAACAGTGGAATATGTGCGTGGTATTCAGGTTATTAAAGTATTTGGTTTGGGCATTCAGTCTTTTACTCGTTTGTATAAAGCTATCTTGGATTATTCAGAAAAGATCAATAAACAATGTGAAAATTACAAAGTACCATGGGTTTTATACCAGTCTTGTATGATGAGTTTAGGAGGCTTTGTAATTTTGATTGTATATCCAATGATACAAGCCAATCATTCAATGTCGGATGTGGTTAGTTTAGTGGTGTTCTTCATGTCTTTTTCGGGCTTATTGCATACATCATTTTTGAAAGTCATGATGTTTTCTAAGAACTTTAGTATGGCAAAAGATACGATTGATAAAATGGATAATCTATTTAAAGAGATGAAAGAAAACTCTCTATCTAGTGGAACGATAAAAGAAATGAAAGATGTTTCCATTGATTTTAAACAAGTTTCCTTCGGCTATACAAACGATTTGCCAATTCTCAATCATTTTGATTTACATTTAGAAGGAAAGAAGAAGTATGCCTTAGTTGGTCCATCGGGTTCAGGAAAATCAACTATAGCGAAATTGATGTCTGGTTTTTATCCGATTCAAAAAGGTAGAATTGAAATTGGTGGTGTGGATTTAAAGGAATATGATTCTACGATTTTAGAAAAGAATATTGCCTTTGTGTTTCAAAATGCCAAGTTGTTTAAAATGAGTATTTATGACAATGTGAAATTGGGTAATCCAAAAGCTAGTCATGAGCAAGTGATGGATGCTTTGGAAAAAGCAAAGTGTTTACCAATTATTGAAAAATTCTCAACAAAGGAAAATACCTTAATCGGCGCTAAAGGGGTTCATTTATCAGGTGGTGAGAAACAAAGAATTGCAATTGCAAGAGCAATCTTAAAGGATGCTCCGATTGTGATTTTAGATGAAGCTAGTGCCGCAAGTGATCCGGAGAATGAATATGAAATTCAACAGGCTTTTTCACAATTAATGAAAGAAAAAACTGTTATTATGATTGCTCATCGTTTGAGCAGTATCCGTAATGTGGATGAAATTTTCTTTATTGAAGATGGACAAGTCATGGAACGTGGCAGTCATGTGGAATTGATGGGTAAAAAAGGTCGTTATTTCTATTTCCAAAAGTTATACCAACAAGCAAATAATTGGAGGATTTCTCATGTTGAATAA
- a CDS encoding MptD family putative ECF transporter S component: MKNNLKTNDFLLIALLTAVYIIIYFVVMALITPLGAMGHAISPGICALFSGTVLYFMARKVGKLGQFTILTILVMACFSLMGGAYLPWIISSVLTAILADLLASLSKKTSVFRLAISSGIMHVGQAWGAIIPSLFFVDKYKEEWIRRGQTALEMEAYIKYTSGMWAWYSSIIVFMLAFVGIYLGYFILKKHLNGN; encoded by the coding sequence ATGAAAAATAATTTGAAAACAAATGACTTTTTATTGATTGCTTTATTAACAGCGGTATACATAATTATCTACTTTGTGGTAATGGCACTTATCACACCTTTAGGAGCAATGGGACATGCGATTAGTCCTGGTATTTGTGCTTTGTTCTCAGGCACTGTTTTATACTTTATGGCACGCAAAGTTGGGAAGTTAGGGCAATTCACGATTCTTACTATTTTAGTTATGGCGTGTTTTTCACTAATGGGCGGTGCTTATTTACCATGGATTATCTCTTCGGTTTTGACTGCTATTCTAGCTGATTTATTGGCCTCTCTTTCAAAGAAGACTTCCGTTTTTCGGCTAGCAATTTCATCTGGTATTATGCACGTTGGTCAAGCATGGGGTGCTATTATTCCGTCTTTATTCTTTGTGGATAAGTATAAGGAAGAATGGATTCGTCGCGGACAAACAGCTTTGGAAATGGAAGCTTATATCAAATACACATCGGGTATGTGGGCCTGGTATTCCAGTATTATTGTTTTTATGCTGGCGTTTGTGGGCATATACCTTGGTTACTTTATTTTAAAGAAACATTTGAATGGAAATTAA
- a CDS encoding ABC transporter ATP-binding protein, protein MNHLLEANELSFAYQSNKTLDRITFKVPKGQLIYLTGKSGSGKSTLLNIINGIIPEVIEGELEGELFRKGNKEERIEDIGKWISNIFQNPRSQFFTTNSTAELVFQMENYGFSKEEMKRRLNNLCDEFHIHSLLNRDIFSISSGERQLLALLTALIMKPEVLIFDEPSANLDYGNAMRLKKQMQQLKASGKTILVADHRYFYLKGVVDQIWVLEDKKMRCFDSEEAFLNSNYGKRSANLFIAEYPKRKIVPSQELALELRNIGYKTILKNISTKLYKKEICFLVGVNGAGKTTLARMIAGLVKADTGKLELKDKVLYMMQDADYQLFAPSVYEELRISQKKDNLNQKALEAMHLLEQKDQHPQTLSGGQKQRLQMAISMVSNQGIFLFDEPSSGLDKDSLELVAHTFQQLKEDKSLFVISHDYELIRLCAERILYLKEGKLQEDFYLTEDKIPQLNKIFIEMEKHYEK, encoded by the coding sequence ATGAATCACTTATTGGAAGCGAATGAGCTATCCTTTGCTTATCAATCTAATAAAACCTTAGATAGAATCACCTTTAAAGTTCCAAAAGGTCAACTCATCTACTTAACAGGTAAAAGTGGTTCGGGTAAGTCTACCTTGCTAAACATCATCAATGGAATTATTCCGGAAGTGATTGAAGGGGAACTGGAAGGGGAATTGTTTCGCAAAGGAAATAAAGAGGAAAGAATAGAAGATATTGGAAAATGGATTTCTAATATTTTCCAAAATCCTCGGAGTCAATTTTTTACAACCAATAGTACAGCGGAATTAGTCTTTCAAATGGAAAATTATGGTTTTTCAAAAGAAGAAATGAAACGAAGATTAAATAACTTATGCGATGAGTTTCATATCCATTCTTTATTAAATCGAGACATCTTTTCTATCTCATCAGGTGAAAGACAATTACTAGCTTTATTAACAGCTTTGATTATGAAACCTGAGGTTTTAATATTTGATGAACCATCCGCTAATTTGGATTATGGCAATGCGATGCGACTTAAGAAACAAATGCAACAATTGAAAGCAAGTGGAAAAACAATACTGGTCGCTGATCATCGTTATTTCTATTTAAAAGGAGTGGTTGATCAGATTTGGGTCTTAGAAGATAAAAAAATGCGTTGTTTTGATAGTGAAGAAGCTTTCTTAAATTCCAACTATGGAAAACGAAGCGCAAATTTATTTATAGCAGAGTACCCAAAACGAAAGATTGTTCCAAGCCAAGAACTTGCATTGGAATTAAGGAATATTGGCTATAAAACAATTTTAAAAAATATCAGTACAAAGCTTTATAAAAAAGAAATCTGTTTCTTGGTTGGCGTGAATGGGGCTGGTAAGACCACATTAGCGCGTATGATAGCTGGTTTAGTTAAGGCGGATACAGGAAAATTAGAACTAAAAGATAAAGTTTTATATATGATGCAAGATGCTGACTATCAGCTTTTTGCGCCTAGTGTTTATGAAGAACTAAGGATTAGTCAAAAGAAGGATAATCTTAACCAAAAAGCTTTAGAAGCTATGCACTTATTAGAACAAAAAGACCAACATCCACAAACTTTATCCGGTGGTCAGAAACAACGACTTCAAATGGCAATTAGTATGGTATCTAATCAAGGTATCTTCTTATTTGATGAGCCAAGCAGTGGTTTGGATAAAGATTCTTTGGAATTAGTTGCTCATACTTTTCAACAATTAAAAGAGGATAAATCTTTATTTGTGATTAGTCATGATTATGAATTGATACGCTTATGTGCTGAGCGCATCTTATATCTAAAAGAGGGGAAACTTCAAGAAGATTTCTATTTAACGGAAGATAAAATTCCCCAATTAAACAAAATATTTATAGAAATGGAGAAACATTATGAAAAATAA
- a CDS encoding energy-coupling factor transporter transmembrane protein EcfT, with protein sequence MEVFQHTVVTSSHKRFHPLSILALNVFIPVINSVFPSQKGVIFTFTIAFLVLLFSGKMRRFCKGIFWILIFFTLYYIVGNYFYSPIAISFFRMLVLFLPTILLASVIIYDYNSSELLSALQQLKLPKILIIAITVTLRYIPTFAAEFRLIKDSMRLRGVDVSFYHPIRSFEYLLVPQLFRCLTLSSQLTIAGLSKGIAAKEKRTSYFEQSFQLRDVSLLALVLIGYGAIVGGLV encoded by the coding sequence ATGGAAGTATTTCAACATACTGTCGTAACATCTAGTCACAAGCGTTTTCATCCCTTGAGCATTCTAGCTTTGAATGTTTTTATACCGGTTATAAATTCTGTATTTCCTAGTCAGAAAGGTGTCATTTTTACATTTACCATTGCTTTTTTGGTGCTTCTTTTTTCTGGAAAGATGAGGCGCTTTTGTAAAGGGATTTTCTGGATTTTGATTTTTTTTACTCTGTACTATATCGTAGGAAATTATTTTTATAGTCCAATTGCTATTTCTTTCTTTCGAATGTTGGTTTTATTTTTACCAACTATTTTATTAGCCTCTGTGATTATCTATGATTATAATTCTTCCGAGTTATTATCCGCTTTACAGCAACTAAAGTTACCTAAGATTTTAATCATTGCGATTACCGTTACCTTGCGTTATATTCCAACCTTTGCGGCTGAGTTTCGCTTGATTAAAGATTCCATGCGTTTAAGAGGAGTGGATGTTAGCTTTTATCATCCTATCCGTAGTTTTGAATATTTATTAGTACCACAACTCTTCCGTTGTTTAACACTAAGTAGCCAATTAACTATTGCTGGTCTTAGTAAAGGAATAGCGGCTAAAGAAAAGCGAACCAGTTATTTTGAACAATCTTTTCAACTTCGTGATGTTTCTTTGCTTGCTTTGGTGTTGATTGGCTATGGGGCTATTGTAGGAGGTCTTGTATGA
- a CDS encoding ClbS/DfsB family four-helix bundle protein encodes MRVYENKEELKAEINKTFEKYISEFDNIPESLKDKRTPEVDRTPAENLAYQVGWTTLVLKWEEDERKGLKAKTPSDKFKWNQLGELYQYFTDTYAHLSLQELKSKLNENINSIYAMIDSLSEEELFKPHMRKWADEATKTATWEVYKFIHVNTVAPFGTFRTKIRKWKKIALKPLEDEWENKAREIMLK; translated from the coding sequence TTGCGAGTGTACGAAAATAAAGAAGAACTCAAGGCTGAAATAAATAAAACATTTGAGAAATATATTTCAGAATTTGATAATATTCCGGAGAGTTTAAAAGATAAGAGGACCCCTGAAGTTGATAGAACACCGGCGGAAAATCTCGCTTATCAGGTGGGATGGACAACCTTAGTTCTTAAATGGGAAGAAGATGAAAGAAAGGGACTGAAGGCAAAGACCCCATCGGATAAATTTAAATGGAATCAATTGGGTGAATTATATCAGTACTTCACAGATACCTACGCTCATTTATCCCTACAAGAGTTGAAATCCAAATTAAATGAAAATATCAATTCTATCTATGCGATGATCGATTCGCTAAGTGAGGAAGAATTATTTAAACCGCACATGAGAAAATGGGCAGATGAAGCGACTAAAACAGCCACTTGGGAAGTATATAAATTTATCCATGTCAATACGGTTGCACCTTTTGGCACTTTTAGAACGAAAATTAGAAAATGGAAGAAGATAGCATTGAAGCCACTTGAAGATGAATGGGAAAATAAGGCAAGAGAAATCATGCTAAAGTGA
- a CDS encoding DUF3021 family protein yields MDTFQVKGIFLVGIIVILPATASVIYEIENRSLLKQSIAHFIIMFLTVFPCLLVSDGIALKGDYSFDELKTWLDRNL; encoded by the coding sequence ATAGATACTTTTCAAGTTAAAGGTATATTTTTAGTTGGGATTATTGTAATTTTGCCGGCTACGGCTTCTGTCATATATGAAATTGAAAACCGGTCTTTACTCAAGCAATCAATTGCTCACTTTATAATTATGTTCCTGACGGTATTTCCATGCTTATTAGTAAGTGATGGGATAGCGTTAAAAGGAGATTACAGTTTTGATGAACTAAAAACATGGTTAGATAGAAATTTGTAA
- a CDS encoding methyltransferase: MSGKRDYLNGTRYSLKQEKNWYHFNSDTELLGRFLEVHDEEKVLDIGCNQGALLYYAKEKADIIGLGVDVFEEVLESARENACYNQVDFTFVCSKIQDYRGELVDVIVCNPPYFVSDLKNDNPYLDVARRQAHLPSKDLMESVHRLLKGNGRFYVVQKAEKVGTMIEEAYVQGLSCVRLGFAYAHRYSKAKSVLMEFKWGKNTDCLVEEAIFLEER; this comes from the coding sequence ATGAGTGGTAAAAGAGATTATTTAAATGGAACAAGGTATAGTCTTAAACAGGAAAAAAATTGGTATCATTTTAATAGTGATACTGAATTGTTAGGTCGTTTCTTAGAAGTGCATGATGAAGAAAAGGTATTGGATATTGGTTGTAACCAAGGAGCTTTATTGTATTATGCTAAGGAAAAGGCTGATATTATCGGTCTTGGTGTGGATGTGTTTGAAGAGGTTCTGGAAAGTGCTAGAGAAAATGCTTGCTATAATCAAGTTGACTTCACGTTTGTTTGCTCAAAAATTCAAGATTATCGGGGTGAACTAGTGGATGTGATTGTCTGCAATCCACCTTATTTTGTAAGTGACTTAAAGAATGATAATCCTTATTTGGATGTGGCGAGAAGGCAAGCACATCTGCCAAGCAAAGATTTGATGGAATCGGTTCATCGTCTTTTAAAAGGAAATGGTCGCTTTTATGTCGTGCAAAAAGCAGAAAAGGTAGGTACTATGATAGAGGAAGCTTATGTCCAAGGTTTATCTTGTGTGCGTTTGGGTTTCGCTTATGCCCATAGATATTCCAAAGCGAAAAGTGTTTTAATGGAATTTAAATGGGGTAAGAATACGGATTGTTTGGTAGAAGAAGCAATCTTCTTAGAGGAACGATAG
- the dnaE gene encoding DNA polymerase III subunit alpha, which translates to MFSHLLVTSEYSFYQSIIRLEDYVSYAKKLGYKSLVLSDHNVLSGHSLFGKLCAKEGIQAIFGMEMDVQMENTIVPFLALAKDNRGYQELIQDSYLISQKASLPYEVLKKHSSHIHLVVYGEGGLFDEALLKGQRDVLDEQLSQFHQDLKNFDVAISYNENRKFRECNTLLKQVCKAKNIPTVAIPKVKYLEAKEANDFHILELLEKKKKISDPTIPVLVGRYFYSLAEINHYYDQEDQERASQIARECHVDLSLFQTNLPKPFFLGDKDEKAYLKQLVLLGLQKRLQTKDIPKVYLERIQMEFNIICKKQFERYFLIVYEAIRYAHKQNLTIGVGRGSAVGSLMAYAMGISQVDPLKYGLLFERFLNPNRLRMPDIDIDIAGQDRPVLLKYLQEIYGYEHVALISTFHSLASVEVVQSLCQCYSLREREAKSLSIAVKKARAKYKVDDLRLLEEKDKALRNAIKQSKACQEVFATAKKLEGLLISDSIHPAGIVLSEKSLMDIVPVIDSHGFLKIQWDKDSLEEHGLIKIDFLSLSNLDFLKELLQKTNLNTDIHHLNLEDKESYALLNRGLTSGLFQFDANFIRKQLPYLKPTSFLELVNVLGIARPQAVGHIPQYIENKISDYPSFIQEIVKDTHGVFIFQEQVMRLLVAVTGIDFAQAETIRKNGHKQPELVKGFQERFDAIHPDLWKIVKEFMGGFGFNLSHGVAYGLLAYQILFLKAHDPLTFYEVLLNQSLKSGSLMRSILREMRIQKIPFYPFDLRCKEAYCKKYKSGIQLGLMAIPSLRYETIEKIQKDFEENGGYKDYFQCIARLSLLGLTQDQVRECIKVGALDFFGYSRSSLIHQLEVAFRYADLCVVYEEGKKSLNFDLVSSPILTNQIETLDLKRQYEQEILSYSLQLDASALIRQKNHWSLPFLNTWSKQPEQTGLATIAQMKEYQDKNDHFMAFVRLEDESGHVEVLIFSKLYESIRGKLKVGQVVCMKGRITNRQSIELLKLERVG; encoded by the coding sequence ATGTTTAGTCATTTGCTTGTGACATCAGAATATAGTTTTTATCAGTCAATCATACGCTTAGAAGACTATGTTTCATACGCAAAAAAGCTTGGATATAAAAGTCTTGTCTTAAGTGACCACAATGTTTTGTCGGGTCATTCTTTATTTGGAAAACTTTGTGCAAAAGAGGGGATACAAGCTATTTTTGGTATGGAAATGGACGTTCAAATGGAAAATACGATTGTGCCTTTTTTAGCCCTAGCAAAAGATAATCGAGGTTATCAAGAATTAATCCAAGATTCCTATCTCATTAGTCAAAAAGCTTCTCTTCCTTATGAAGTCTTAAAGAAACATTCTAGTCATATTCATTTGGTTGTTTATGGTGAGGGGGGCTTATTTGATGAGGCATTATTAAAAGGACAAAGAGATGTATTGGATGAGCAACTAAGTCAATTTCACCAAGACTTAAAAAACTTTGATGTAGCGATTTCCTATAACGAAAATAGGAAATTTCGTGAATGCAATACACTATTAAAACAAGTTTGTAAGGCAAAAAACATTCCGACAGTTGCGATTCCAAAGGTTAAATACTTAGAAGCTAAGGAAGCCAATGATTTTCATATTTTAGAACTATTAGAAAAAAAGAAGAAGATTTCTGATCCAACTATACCAGTTTTAGTCGGTCGTTATTTTTATTCTTTGGCAGAAATTAATCATTATTATGATCAAGAGGACCAAGAAAGAGCCAGTCAAATTGCTCGTGAATGCCATGTGGACTTATCGCTTTTTCAAACCAACTTACCAAAACCATTTTTCTTAGGAGATAAAGATGAAAAGGCTTATTTAAAACAATTGGTTTTACTGGGACTGCAAAAAAGACTTCAAACAAAGGACATTCCAAAAGTCTATTTAGAACGCATTCAAATGGAATTCAATATTATTTGTAAGAAACAATTTGAACGCTACTTTTTAATTGTTTATGAAGCTATCCGCTATGCTCATAAACAAAACCTTACGATTGGTGTGGGCAGAGGGTCGGCGGTTGGATCTTTAATGGCTTATGCGATGGGAATTAGTCAAGTGGATCCTTTGAAATATGGTTTGTTGTTTGAACGCTTCTTAAATCCAAATCGTTTGCGAATGCCAGATATTGATATTGATATTGCCGGTCAAGATCGTCCTGTACTATTGAAATATTTACAAGAAATTTACGGCTATGAGCATGTGGCTTTGATTTCAACCTTCCATTCTTTAGCCAGTGTGGAAGTGGTGCAATCACTTTGTCAGTGTTATTCCCTAAGGGAAAGAGAAGCGAAGTCTTTAAGTATAGCGGTTAAAAAAGCGAGAGCTAAATACAAAGTAGATGATTTGCGTCTTTTAGAAGAAAAAGACAAGGCTTTACGCAATGCTATAAAACAATCCAAAGCTTGTCAGGAAGTATTTGCGACAGCGAAGAAATTAGAGGGTTTATTGATATCCGATTCCATTCATCCGGCTGGTATTGTTTTAAGCGAAAAAAGTTTAATGGATATTGTACCGGTCATTGATAGCCATGGTTTTCTGAAAATTCAATGGGATAAAGATAGCTTAGAGGAACATGGTTTAATTAAGATTGATTTCTTATCTTTAAGTAACCTAGACTTCTTAAAAGAATTATTACAGAAAACCAACTTAAATACGGATATCCATCATTTAAATTTAGAAGATAAAGAAAGCTATGCTTTATTAAATCGTGGTTTAACTTCCGGTTTATTCCAATTCGATGCGAATTTTATTCGTAAACAATTGCCTTATTTAAAACCAACTTCTTTTTTGGAATTGGTTAATGTACTAGGAATTGCTCGTCCCCAAGCGGTAGGACACATTCCTCAATACATCGAAAATAAAATATCGGATTATCCATCTTTTATTCAAGAAATTGTAAAAGATACGCATGGGGTTTTTATCTTTCAAGAACAAGTGATGCGACTATTAGTGGCTGTCACAGGTATTGATTTTGCTCAAGCTGAAACCATTCGTAAAAACGGGCATAAACAACCAGAATTAGTCAAAGGTTTTCAGGAAAGATTTGATGCCATCCATCCAGATTTATGGAAGATTGTTAAAGAATTTATGGGTGGCTTTGGTTTTAATTTATCGCATGGAGTTGCTTATGGTTTGTTAGCATACCAAATTCTTTTCCTCAAGGCACATGATCCATTAACTTTTTATGAAGTCTTATTGAACCAATCCTTGAAATCCGGTTCTTTAATGAGAAGCATTCTAAGAGAAATGCGCATTCAAAAAATTCCTTTCTATCCATTTGATTTGCGTTGTAAAGAGGCGTACTGCAAGAAATATAAATCAGGTATTCAACTTGGTTTAATGGCAATACCATCCTTGCGTTATGAAACGATAGAAAAAATTCAAAAAGATTTTGAAGAAAATGGAGGGTACAAAGATTATTTCCAATGTATCGCTCGTTTATCCCTGTTAGGTTTAACGCAGGATCAGGTTCGAGAATGCATTAAAGTTGGTGCTTTGGATTTCTTTGGGTATAGTCGTAGTAGCCTTATTCATCAATTAGAAGTCGCATTTCGTTATGCGGATTTATGTGTTGTCTATGAAGAAGGGAAGAAGAGTTTAAACTTTGATTTAGTATCCAGTCCGATTTTAACAAATCAAATTGAAACATTGGATTTAAAGCGTCAATACGAGCAAGAAATCCTTTCTTATAGTCTACAATTAGATGCTTCAGCTTTAATTCGTCAAAAGAACCATTGGTCCTTACCATTTTTGAACACATGGTCAAAACAACCTGAACAAACCGGTCTGGCAACTATTGCCCAAATGAAAGAATACCAAGATAAAAATGATCATTTTATGGCTTTTGTGCGTTTGGAAGATGAAAGTGGTCATGTAGAGGTTTTAATTTTTAGTAAACTTTATGAAAGTATTCGTGGAAAATTAAAGGTTGGACAAGTGGTTTGCATGAAAGGTCGTATTACCAATCGCCAATCTATTGAACTTTTGAAATTAGAAAGAGTGGGCTAA